AGGTTTTGACAGGGCTACCTAAATgattattgagcatttttcatttttaaaaaatccttcctaTGATGAAAATGTATCATGTTTTAACTTGAATGCAGCTATTAGGGTAAAAATGtagtttccatttaaaattgtgataaacTGCCTCAAAATAATCAGTGTTCTGAGGGAGTACAGAAATAGGTTACTTACATGCTAAACTTTGGAGGTTTATGTAAATATTCAGTTAGTGAATTCCAGCTTACCTTTGTCTAATTTTATCTCTTTGTAGGCAGCCTGCTTCTGCAAAGTGGTACGACCGAAGGGACTACGTCTTCATTGAATTTTGTGTTGAAGACAGTAAAGATGTTaatgtaaattttgaaaaatccaaACTTACATTCAGGTAAATTACCATTTTACATTACTGGGTAAAAAGCTTGTTTCAAACAGCTTGAATAACTTTGGCTtacttgttttgtgttttcactgAAGTTATTGTTAATCTTTACCTCtttgaagagactatttttccctttttttttataCAGTTGTCTTGGAGGAAGtgataattttaaacatttaaatgaaattgaTCTTTTTCACTGTATTGATCCAAATGTAAGTAGTCATGCTTTAATCCCAATTTTCTTAACAGTTCAGAGGCTAATTAGGTATTAAGTGTTTTGCATTATTTTCCCCTTctgcttttctgcatttttttttctttcttttcggGGATAGGGGGAGGGAAttatatttgtttacttatttatttttagaggaagtactgtggattgaaccccaaatctcatgcatgctaagcacgcactctaccattcCTCCCCAccaaatgtattctttttattcttgttatCACTGTCTTGACTCAGGGCcgtattctcttttttaaaacattatttttttaaggctttattcgccttgtggtttttttttgtttgttttttgttttttgcagttgGATAACTTATGAAATCCTTAGTAGTCTGGGGGGTGTTTCAGGGTTTAGAGAAAGTGTAGAGAAAGAAATTAGGAGAAGTGACAAATAATGAGTAACAAGCTCCTTTGCATCCTGTAGTGATATCAGAGAGAGAAATGCTGTGATggtgcttgtttttgtttttaggattcCAAGCATAAAAGAACGGACAGATCAATTTTATGTTGTTTACGAAAAGGAGAATCTGGCCAGTCATGGCCAAGGTTAACAAAAGAAAGGGCAAAGgtaggtttctttttctttgtttgaaagTTTAATATGTTTAAGTAATAAAAAGTACatttacatcaaactaaaaagtttctgcccagcaaaagaaacagtcaacaaaaggaagagacaacgtactgaatgggagaatatatttgcaaattatgtatctgataagaggttaatacccaaaatatataaagaattcatacaactcaacagcagaacaacccagttaaaaaacgggcaaaggatctgaatagacatttttccaaagaagacatacaaatatgcaggaggcacatgaaaagatgttcaacgttactaattattagggaaatacaaatgaaaaccataatgagataatCTCCTTATATCTCTTAGAATGGctaatatcaaaaagacaagaaatgacaaatgttgaagaggatgtggagaaaaaacCCTAGTACACTGATGTTGGGATTGTAAATtagtgtagccattatggaaaacggtatagagattcctcaaaaaattaataatagaactaccatatcCAGCTATTcgacttctgggtatttatctgaagaatatgagaacactAATTGGGAAAGATACATACCACCcgtatgttcattgcagcactatttataataaccaaaatatcCATTGATGGGTAATGCATA
This sequence is a window from Camelus ferus isolate YT-003-E chromosome 12, BCGSAC_Cfer_1.0, whole genome shotgun sequence. Protein-coding genes within it:
- the PTGES3 gene encoding prostaglandin E synthase 3 isoform X1, which encodes MHLRQPASAKWYDRRDYVFIEFCVEDSKDVNVNFEKSKLTFSCLGGSDNFKHLNEIDLFHCIDPNDSKHKRTDRSILCCLRKGESGQSWPRLTKERAKLNWLSVDFNNWKDWEDDSDEDMSNFDRFSEMMNNMGGDEDVDLPEVDGADDDSQDSDDEKMPDLE
- the PTGES3 gene encoding prostaglandin E synthase 3 isoform X2, whose translation is MQPASAKWYDRRDYVFIEFCVEDSKDVNVNFEKSKLTFSCLGGSDNFKHLNEIDLFHCIDPNDSKHKRTDRSILCCLRKGESGQSWPRLTKERAKLNWLSVDFNNWKDWEDDSDEDMSNFDRFSEMMNNMGGDEDVDLPEVDGADDDSQDSDDEKMPDLE